Within Nematostella vectensis chromosome 1, jaNemVect1.1, whole genome shotgun sequence, the genomic segment CCCCCGGACCTTCCAGCCCTGCTTCAGACTCAGACAAGTCCCCAGGGCGGGAGCGATCCGGGAGCTCACCCCCTACCATCCGCCGCCATGGGCCGGTTATCAGCAATGTGGACGGCAAGGATGATGCTTCGGTCATACCACGGCCACGCCCACGCAGCGATAGTGGCTTCTCAATCGGCGTGAGGAGCCCAAGTACTTCACCTCTATTTGAGTAAGTGTTACCTTGTGAATGTAGCACAGTAGCGGATCCATTAGGGGTCCCCGGgggctgcccccccccctttaattTTAAGAATAAATGTATAAGAGCTGTGTCCACGTTActtaaacaaggacccgcggtataaaaggcgcgGACCTGGTCCAAGTCGTCATTCTCGCTAGTCCACGTCAATTGCAGAACTCCGTAAATATCGAAAAGGCAGAGTCGTAGGTTAACTTTGATAATTTCGACGTTGAAAATAATGTTCTGTATATACAAGGGAATAACGGCGAGCTTCTTGTGATTGAAAACTCAATTCAAAAATAGCGCGCGCTCGATTAAAATGACGCTATTCTTCAGcgcgcgcgtgaaaataacgaaaccTAAAAACTTATTTGCTTCAATATCGCTCCATTCTCTATTTCTTATCTGTCCAGTCACCAGAAAAGATTGAAAATAAAGTTGTCTATGCACCATTGATGTTTAAGACATCATTTCAAACTTGATAATATctcttttgcttctttttatgGAGCTTTCCTCTCGACAAAGTCTAGTGGGAATGACGACTTGGAACAGGCGCGagccttttataccgcaggtCCTTCATTAAATATTGGTACCACACCCTCTCCCCAAACCTCTCCAAACAATGATGGATTcggtgtgtttttttgtccttGACAAATGTTTTATTGGGGGGCGCATGTCTTCTTATTGATGTACGCCTGTGCTTTTGTTACCTAACCTGAACTGCACAAGTTCTTGGCTTCTGTTTTGATCAGTGAGTTGATATTAAAAAACGCTCACAAAAAACACCACTCAAAAAGGATGAGCAAACCCATTCATTTAacgaataatattttttgttgttatacAGCTCGCCAGGAACTCCGCCGACCCCACCCACAGTTCGACTGCGGAAAAAAGAATCCGCCTCTCGCATACCGCCACCTCTTCTGACCACCATGTCCCTTGATACCCCACTGGCCGAGGCCCCTGCCCCACCCCCAACCACACCCACAAGTGCAGGCGCTCCTCTCAGTAGCCCACCTTCAGCCGCGGCCGTGGCCAAAAAGCTGCCAGAGCATAAACCCATGGAGCTACGGGTGCAAATCCACCGAACCATGTCTTTACCACCCGATGCTGGCCGCGGCAGACCTTCTGTCCCAAAACTTGAGCTTCCTGGTACGTGAGAATACGTGAAGAAAGGGGAAGTCCAGGGTTGTTTTATCAAAAATACTAATATCGTTAGAAGTATTTCGTAGAATCGCAAAACCACATTGTATTTCTTACATCATCGCAATTTAAAGTTCGACGAGTTCCTCGTATTGTCACCAGCTCGCAGTGTAAAGAAACTAGTCTAGGGTTCTGCCGAAAGGAGAAGTCTAGAGTTGTTTTATCGAGAATACTAATCTCGTCAGTAGTATCGCAAAACCACAGGTCGCATTGTATTTGTAACATCATCGCCATTTCAAGTTCGTATTTTCACGAGCTCGCTGTGTATTGTGTACCAAACCTTACTACTTTTAATGATGTCCACTGCGATTCCATTTTAATGCGGTGTCACCACAATGAAGGTTTCTGTTGTTAAGTTTGACTAAATCAAAATTGGAATTGAATTGAAATCAGGACTTTGGGAATTGTCAGATATTGTTGATGATCTTTCATGTACTTAGTTACTAACTATTATCTTCCCCTCAAAGCCTCAGACGATGAGATGCGTCTACACATCAGTACTGACAGCCCACCCATGTCCCCCCGCTACGATGCCCCGCCCATGTCCCCCCGCAGGCGCCGCACCAGCACCGTGTCTTTGTCTCTCAGGCCGCCAATAGTGCTCGAGAAGGGACCTCGTGGTTATGGCTTTACTCTGCAAGCGATTCGCGTGTACTACGGTGACACAAACTACTTTACCGTGCACCACCTTGTGTCGGTGAGTGATACCCAAAGATTTGTCCCTTATAGGGAGGTGTCCGCTTAATGGAGCTTTATAGAGTTTGAATGAAGAATTTGATACCTTACGTAGAAGTATCCGTCTTATAGGGTGTCTGTTATGATGAGGCTAATGTAGTTCCTTTTAACACAAATAACACCTTCATTTGTGTGCGTCTTATTATGAATATTGAAAATTGATTGATTTATCGGAGGGCCACAAGCTTGTAAGTGTATTACCCCCCTGTAATAAAGCTGCTACTGCTACTACCTCGATCTGCTGATGGGTGTAAGTTTATCTCTTCTTTTAAAAAGTCTCATTTACCCTTAGCCTCGCAGACCATCATAatacccaaatagtcgtgtttgTTTAACCAGAGTATAAATATCGctcaccaaaaactggtagtcgactgccctgaagaagtctgaCGAGTCAGCCCTAACTATTTGAGGACTACCAGTTTTTGTTGAACCTTACTACACTCTTACTCGCGAGTTAAGCGGTTACATGTAGGCTAACTGTGTCTGCGCACTGATCATGTCTCGCGATGTTGACACAATGTTGATGTTTTTTCTACCTGGTGTTTTCTCTGTGTCCTCAGGGTGTCGACCATGGAAGCTCAGCGTTTGAGGCGGGTCTACGGCCTGGTGATCTGCTGACCCACGTTAATGATGAGGTGAGTGCGAAAGATtgtttttcccgccaaaacaaTAAGTGACAATGAGAAGTAAATTTCATTAGCGAACTAAATCTACTTCACTTGAATGACCGCGATATCTAATCCAACCTGTAACATAAACGACTTCATTCTATTGCTACAGCATGCAATGatacgatgataatgataccCCTCCCAGAAAAGGTATTTTAACATTCGAAATATAACCAACACAACAGTGTCACGGCAGTCGGATCTAGTGTCACGCCAGTCGGATCCAAAATCGATGAATTCACACGCGCCGATTGATTGGGTAGATTATCAGCATTCACAAGCTGCGATTTGCCGGCCCCCTGCTTcgatctgtaaaaaaaatcgggCGTAGCGTGGCGGCATATTCAATGAGCGTTCACAAAATGGGCTTAACAAATCGGCGCGTGTAAATTAGCCGTATACCAAATCTTGTTTGGTCTAACATTGCTTTTATATTCACAGTCCGTGACGGGACTAAACCATCGCCACGTGGTGGAACGTATCTTGTGCGGCGGTACCAAAGTCAAACTGAATGCCACCGAGCTCTCCAAGACCTCCATCAAGAGCGGAGGTCGTAGACGTACACCGTCTGCTGGCAAACGCGTGAGGAAAAGACACTCGATCCGCCGTAGCCGGCGCAATACCACATCGCCTACTCAGGCGGCGGGGCCTAGCCCTGAACACGTACGTATTGtcttttgctccgacgaagtCCGCAAAACTACTCAGTTTCACAGAGTTGTAAAACATATAATTTCAACCTtatgttgatttattttcctGACAGGCTAAtgattaaaggggcagtgtcatggtaagaTCTTTTCAATAGCTTTCCGGCCCGGACACAATGATTTTCAGTCCAATTCTAATTTTGACTTATGAGCCTTTAGTACTTGTGGTAGActtaaaggaaatgaccacaaactgtcaataaacgtagttttcaataaaaaattgcatattattttaacaaggcattgagagcttaaagttcaactgtttgtagacaataaaaagcctacaataaacactgactccaggcatgcgcagtaccatgacgctgcccctttaaggtACGGTTCCTGTTGAACCATTGCCTGATGATGGCAGTTAAGCGAAATGAgtaatttgtcatttttttttctcaggtgGAAAAGACACCAAAGAAGCGGCCATTTTGGAAGCCGTTCTCCCGGAGGAAAGGTCAATCCCCTTCCACGTGCCTGCGCAGGAGTAGCTCCCTTAAACGGATGAGCTCGATTGAGGGCAAACGCCCAAGCTCGCCCAAGTTCGGCTCGCCCTCGTTCGATTTTCGGAACCTCTCGGACCAGtcgtcatcgtcgtcgtcggcGCATAGTAGCGCGGCTTCGTCTCCGAGTTCACCGAACACAAGTGCGCTTGGAAGACCAGGTAATAATGGTTCAACTGAGAGGGTGAGCTATGATCGAAGCAACACTAGATCCGGTACGTTAGAAAACCATTGTTACTATGAGAGAAATCCTGGTCCAAAAAAGGGTTCGGTTTTATGTATGACTCTTCCCTTACTTGACCCTGGGATATGAGAGGATTGGGCTTTGCTGGCGCTTCACTAAGGCAACTAAAAGAACCCTAGGAGTTTTATTCTCTATTTAGCGAATTCAATTGAATATATCGCAATAGctttcccaaatcagccgataggaatggatgctttctcacacccTGTATCATTGCTAGGATCACAAAATTACGGCTTAAAGAGactgtttgctatctggcacATCCAGATCTAAACCGCTGGaccataaaaaaaagattgacTATAAGATGTGTTTCACATGAAAGTTTGaaatgcaacaacaacaaaaatgaaaGTACTTAGTAGTGTCACGCAACTCCCGTCACGCGACTAGAGTTAGGGACACGTACTTCCACGAATACAAAAGGTTTCCACAGACTCCAAACCATTGCCGCAAACCACTTCTAACACTTTCTGTTACCCTTTCTCACACCTAGCTAAGTAACGTTTAAAGCGTATGAATTACTAAAGATTCACGATGGTATATAAAGAGGCAAACAATAATGTGATCGAGGGGAATAAGATTTCAGTTCAGAAAAGATCGGAggaaagagagagagaagaAAAGGGAGGGGAATAAGATTTCAGTTTAGAAGAGATCAGAAGAGAGAGAATCAAGAGGCGATGCAAAGGAAGTCAGAGTCACACTTAAGATGGCCTGACTGAGGTTTAGTCAGAGACAGAGCGAGCAGACGACCCGGAGGGAGTTCTACGAAGAAATAAAGCCATCATCGAATCTACGCTGTCCTATCTTGTCCTATCTACGTTGTCATAAACCTGTGGCAGTAGTTTGTAATAGCgagacagagcaaaaaaaaaaaaaggactaGTTTTCccattcgtcttcgagatatgaggcttgaagtgcaattttcaaatgtttaaagtataaattctcctcgttttgagggagaagtcgggctctgatcagaaattaagccaactttgcttgCTTATAtctaaatatattttcaaaatttcttttaaatttggaattaagcaaTATCATACTGATTTTAATTTGTGTTGCTTGGCAGGTTCACTACACGGTCTAGTGCCAAAACTGCGTTCCACCCACTCCCCCAGGAGAAAGTACTCTAATCACGTACCTGTGTCCCCCCTGGCCAGGACACCTTCACCGACGACCTCTCTACCAACTCCTCGAAGTACGTCCCCCCTGACACTCAGAGCGGGCGCAAACTCTCCGCATTTCGTCACAATGTCACAATCCACCAATCCACGACCGGCGTCGCCTTTGCTACGGCGCGCTCTGTCGCCGGATTGCCCTGGTCCGGAAAAGTCGGACACGGCGGACACAAAAAGGGACGAAACCCCAGTAAGCAAGATTGAAACTGTTGTCGAGAAAGAGAAGGAGACCGGGAAGAGATCAAAAGACTCTGAGAAAAAGTCTAGAGATCGGTCTAAAAGTCACGATAAACATAGTAAGGAACGAGATAAACATGGAAAAGACCATGATAAACATGGAAAAGACGAAGAGAAACCTGGGAAAAATCCTGACAAGCATGGAAAAGACCACGATAAACATGGAAAAGACGGAGAAAAACATGGTAAAAACCCTGAAAAACACGGGAAAGACCATGATAAACATGGAAAAGACCACGAAACATGGAAAGAAGCACTAGGGATAATTTCATAAAGAATATCTTGGTCTTAAACTGGGCCAGTAGTGAATGATGATATGTGCTTAATAGAGTCCTGATGAAATTTGTATTGTAGTCCTGCATACCTTCTAGCAGGCGAGCTTGTAAAATGTGTAGCTTTGACGCATCCGGGCTCTTGAAATCAAACAGCGCAAAGGAGCATGGGGTATCGATAATCCTTCCCGTGCTTCTTTGCGCGATGAGAAGATAAGAAAGAAGCGGTGATAGGAAGTGTAACAATTATTTACGAGACaatcatcctcggggacccagggcgtactGAGAGTAAACAAGCGTAATGCCGCTTGCGCTCGTTACGCTTAGCGCTCGTTTCCGCTTAGtatgccctgggtccccgaggatgagATACAATGTGTGATAGTTGCTTGATCGGCGATCTGGGTTGTTAGTGGACTAGTTCCTAGGTGTTTTAAGCTTCTTTTGTTGTGTTATCGAGAGTGTGATGTCATAGGGCACCCTCGTCCCAGATCCCGCGCATCCTCACTGATCATCTCCAAGCACAGGAAACTTCATAAAAGCACGAGTGGAAACAGTTCGTCTTCAGGTCTAAGCACTGTGTTAAGAATGGTATTATTGGTTAATGACTGTCAAGCGGAAATGTGACACTTGTCTATCAAAGGGTCTAACACTTTAACAATTGGTATTTTGCTTGGATAACAAAATTCGGTTAGCATATATGGACCGCTCGGTTAGCATATATGGACCGCTCGGTTAAGCATATATGGACCGCTCGGTTAGCATATATGGACCGCTCGGTTAGCATATATGGACGGCTCTGTTAGCATATATGAACCGCTCGGTTAGCATATATGGACCGCTCGGTTAGCATATATGAACCACTCGGTTAGCATATATGGACCGCTCGGTTAGCATATATGGACCGCTCCTCGTCGACAAAATTTGCTCGGAAACCTCTGGTTTCCAGGGTACTTATCGGCTGCACATATTTCAAGTTAGCCCGGGAAGTCTTTTtgtgacaatttttatttggttttgtttcttttcttgaCAATAAGAGAAcgtacaatattttcaaatagaAGATTCAAATAGAAGTGTATTCATTCTTTTCCATTGTTGATTCCATGTTCCTCACTTCAGTGTGAAAAGGCCTTGAAAGTGTCTCGATATCGGCGACCGCTTTTTTGAAGGTGCTAGGTGTATTTAAAACGAGAGTGTTGTAGAATTTGTTTTCCCCGCTGTGTGGGAATTGTAAATATTGAGAGAAAATTACATGGAGAAAGGAGAAAAGAAGTTGGTGTGTGTATTGTATAACCTACGGGATATTGACGTAAGAATGTGCTTCCCCTAGACACTCGTGACCACATAAACCTTGCGCCTGCTTCTGGTGGCGTTCAATTTTCTTATCGTAAAACACTAGTTATATGAAACCAGCACAAAAACGTTTATAATTcctttatatttcttttgtcATTATGTCTCTAGGAGTCAAATACAAACGATTGACCGCGATAAACTGTTTCCGTGAAGCTTGTAATTAGCTTTGCCTTTCAGCCAGTCTGGCGCATGTTCATACAAGGTCAAGTAAGATCAATTCCACCTTACGCCACCTTCCCCTTCATCTCTACTCCTATTTGTTAGCACCATTAATAGCACAAGACATCGCTACGTACGCTCCGCTTCGCATATTAGCGGGCGAGATGTTAGTATATTTACTCTATGTTTTAGCAGAAAAAGGCCTGAAGATCGCATTTCTTTAGTGACCTACACTTACACATGTCGTCATTACAATGATGAGCGTGTAACCCAAACCGGTTGGCATATCTGAACGGGTCAAAGACAACAGAAAGGAACGCTGTAAGTACTGCTATAATACAACGGGAAGATTGTCAAAGAAAAATCTAACGAGAGCTGAATGGATCTATTGGAAAGCCCTCGTCAGACGCGGCAAGCTCGTCGCCGAACGTCGTCCATCGGGAATCGCTCCGATGACAGTATTAGACGAGTCAGTATGGTGGGCTCATCTCTTAGGAGAGTCTCTACGACTTCGTATATGATGCAAGCAGGGGCGAAGAAGAACAGAGCCGTACAAGACGACGCAGGCAGTGCCGATATGAGGCGAAAGAACGTAAGGATGGAGAACACTTATCGCATGGAACCGACGGTTGATTTCCCTGCGATAAAAGTGCGTCAGATTGTGAAGGACGCGCTAGTAACTCTAGACTCTCATAGTTACGAGCCAAATGACTCAGCTCTCCTCGCCAAACTTATGAGTAAGAGAATCCTTGACGAGGTTAAGCAGCTCAATGTTGAGCGGTATAAGCTGGTGTGTTTGGTATCTATTGGTTCTAAGAACAGACAGGGGATGCGAATAGCGAGTCGTTGCTTGTGGAACACCGAGTACGATACGTGTATCTCGGAGACGATGGACAAACACACTTTTTACGCTATTGCTACAGTATATGGCTTGTATTTTGAGTGAGTTCAATGGCTGGCACAACTCGGCCATGACTACTGTCAGTATACCTAAACAGGCAGAGAACGAAAATGTATTTTGTGTGATTAACTTAGGTTGCTTAGCAACAACCCCTGCTAGCCGTTAGTATGAAATGCTAGCCAAAATGAGGTCAAGAAAGTCATGACAATCAAATGTTTGGCGATGAGAAATCCATACATGATCTCAGTGATCTCACTGTCATGATACTATCATGTCAAAGCGAAAAATATATCcctatatttcttgttattcggttgcttttttctgtttgaaggtatcttttactttttattttattattttttgggaGCATCCTGATCATAATCATGATTTTTCGTTCTCAAGACTTCGCCATTTGTTTGTGTGAAAACTCAAAAACTGCAAAATGGAAATCTAAGAATGCTCGCATGattcaggggcggatacaggggggggggggggggtggattgggtggatatccaaccctccctttttgagtaaaaaatacttgtttgaagaaaataaatgtcttcGCCtccttgactttgctgacgcgacaaatccaattcagcgtgaagtatGTTAAGATCTATGTAGTCAGGAAGTGATCTATCACTCGCCATATAAAAAGGGTTCTTGTTTCCTCGTTTTTTTAGGCTTT encodes:
- the LOC116619320 gene encoding dynein light chain Tctex-type 5 translates to MDLLESPRQTRQARRRTSSIGNRSDDSIRRVSMVGSSLRRVSTTSYMMQAGAKKNRAVQDDAGSADMRRKNVRMENTYRMEPTVDFPAIKVRQIVKDALVTLDSHSYEPNDSALLAKLMSKRILDEVKQLNVERYKLVCLVSIGSKNRQGMRIASRCLWNTEYDTCISETMDKHTFYAIATVYGLYFE